The Lutzomyia longipalpis isolate SR_M1_2022 chromosome 2, ASM2433408v1 DNA window tctcCCATCAACCCGGGGAAAAcagtaaaaagaagaagaagaactatataaatatatattgtgtggatgcaaaaaggaaggaaaaattagcaaaaataaGTCCTTTTTGTCCCTTCCGGAGAGGAATTCTCAATCCTGTGTGGAAAGACGTGAAGATCAGTTAAGGAGGAGCATCTAACACTAACCAGGGAATtgtaatttgaaagaaaatcagggaaaaaaaagaatttgaaggAAGTGTAAGCAAATTGAGGATGAGCATCTCGGCGGAGGAGAAGACGGAGATGAATGAGGACGCACTGTTCTACCTGATGAAGTGGCACAACTTCCAGAAGAATGTTAGTATTCAATTTGAGAGGCTGCGCGAAGAGGAGGATCTCGTGGACATTACCTTCGCCTGCGAGGGTCGTCAAATTAGGGCGCATAAGCTGGTGCTCTTTGCATGTAGTCCCTACTTCAAGCAACTCCTCAAATCCAATCCCTGCAAGCATCCGGTTTTCTTCATGAATGACGTCAAGTTTGAAGTTCTAAAGGCTATTCTGGAGTACATGTACCTCGGTGAGGTGCACGTAAGCAATGATAATCTTAAGGAATTCATGAAGGTGGCTGAGAGCCTCAAGATTCGTGGACTTTCAAAGGATAATAAGGCAAGTCAggggaaataaattcttattccTAACTTGTTATTCGTGACTCGTGAGTTCAATGAGAATGTATTTCAGCAGGATCGTCTTATGAGCAACTCCCTGGCATCCCACATTGAGCAACACATGGAATTTGATTCGGATCTCGGAGAGGAACAGCATTTGGGGCAACAGACACCAAGGAAGCACAAAATGATGGAGGATGTGGCTGTAATGGAGGAACAGAGAACAACAAAATGTGCCAAAACGGAGAAACCGGGAAATGAGGGAATGGTGCCAAAAGTGGAGATGGTTGAACTATTCCATGCAGAACAACCCCAGCCCACGTATTGCAACATTCAAACCCTCCTTATTGGCACACCCACCAATCCCGGGGATAAAACCCTCACAATTGCCGTCCCACCAACTACAGCAAATCAAATGACACATCACCCACAGAATCCTCCGGAAGTGTTGCCTGAgcacaaaattcaaatgacCACAGACGGCACGTGGATGGAAAAAGCGCCACAGGCTGTGGAGCCATCATCAAGTGGGAATGTTCCTGCGGACAAGTGTCGCGTAAAGGGTGCAAAGGCAAATTGTCTCTCCCCTCATCCATGTCCTGTTTGTTCCCGCCTCTACAGCAATGTCTCCAATCTCCGGCAGCACATGCGTTTGATTCACAATCCCACGGCTGTTGTGTGCAACATGTGCCAGAAAACCTTCAATTCCCAGCTCTACCTCAAGCGACACATCTCATCTGTTCACGGCTACACGGCTAATGGGCAACAAGGACAGGCCGGTGGTGTAATAAGCAATGAACGAGAGGACTCCAAACCACCTGCTCCAaatcagcagcaacagcagcagcagcagcagcatacTCAAGCAGCTACAACGTGGAATATCTATGAGACAATGGAGAATCCCAATCCAATAATAACCCAGTGAATCTACTCACAGCAACTCTCTCGTCCCACCaccttaatttaattttgttttacattATGCTATGTATAATTCtagagttagaaaaaaataaattatgcttAATTAACACctatagaaaattaagtatGTCGACATtgtttttttacatttatttaatttcagagcattaacaaaaatttcacataaatttcattacatAAACATACAAAAATTCCTAATTCTATGTAGTTCACCATTAAAACACGTGTAAGGTACAAAGGTCAAAACATTTATAGTTTTACAAGTAAGAGGAATTATTCTAATATACAATGGgccattgagaatttttttcacattccgTTAAATCgtcatttttgcaaaatgtattaaatgtTGTTCTTGGATGAAATCCCAAAATTTCACGTTCCTCATAGATACGATAGGTGAATGTACTTTCATAGGTTCCAATGAAATATCTCGCATTGGAACATATTATTTGGTCTATTATAGCAATTTCACCGTCTTTAAGTGCATTGGAACCATCACCTGTGGTGGGTGGTAAGTATTTATAGACTCTCAGTCGTTTCATAAATGACAACAGATCCATCAATTCAGATCTGGAGCAATCACTCGATAGAAAAACCTGATCGATTCCCAACATTTTTGTTATGCGCTTAATTTGAATTGATGCTGATCGAAGGGTTGGTGTTGTACGTTCTCGGCCATAGAGAAAGTCTGCACGACGTAGATGGGCACAGAGGTAATCAcctggaacaaaaaaaaaagaaaatttaaaatatttctttttttttaagtaaaattaaattacctccAATTGCATTTCGATATTCACGTTCATCCTCCCATCTGTGGGGACGTTGTACGGCATCCAGTACATCGgtagaattaaaattctcaatgcgAAATTCATTGGCTTTCTCCACTAAATTATCATTGAAACGCATCGAACGTCTTGCTCGCCAAAATTCGTCATTCCCCCAGAAATCATGTAGGACCACTTCCGcgttgagaaataaaattatacgAGGATTTCCTGTATTTCTGCAAGTCAAAGAAAAGTGTTGGtaccgtaaaatggggtgaatagaatcagtTTTCAAGTTCGAGACGATGTAactaaaaaactatttgagcTACACATATAacataaaagcaaaattatgAGTCTTCCCTTTTACTGTAAAGATACTGGtgcttctttttcttaatttcaaaaaatagtcctgattctattcaccccaaccctggggtgaataggatcaCCTAATTTATTTGCGATTTTTACGTGAAAATGACGAATTTTACTTCCTGGACTATTTTTCGCCGTAGTAGAGTGCCCCAAAGAATGagatgagaagaaaagaaaagattcatTTAATACTccataattcaaatttttatttaaagaaaaaaaatcgagcaACATCATTAATTATCCCCTTAGCGTAGGTGGCAAATAAATTGTGTGGGTACGCCGTTTCCCTCAGGCCTCCCCCGTGTCCCACATTCGGGAGCCCGTCTCCCACAACTTCGTCCCCTCTTGGGGCCACTCCTCTTCCGCCTGGTCCGGACGGATTCTGGCCCACGCTCGGACATCTTGACGGCCCGGAATCGCAAATTCCTCGATTTGGGGCAGTCGGGGGACTCGGCCTGTAGCCTCGGTGGTGTAGTGAGTTAAAACACAACACCACGCCATTCCCGGCCGAGGTTGCGGGTTCGATTCCCGCTGCGGCTTGCCGTTCTGGCCCGTGTTTCCTTCTTTCCTTCTTTCCTATCTCTTCTACAAAAATTTATCCTTCCCAATTTTGAGGCAACTGTGCCTTTCTGAAAGTTCTGGAATCTGATTGAGCCATAATTGGCGAAAAATTCTGTGGTCTAACGGCTACCTTCTGCACCCCCTCGGTGACATCTGTCTGGGAATAAGGAGCTGCTTCTCGATGTGTCTGTGCTGGCTACGCCTACGCTACATCTGTTGTGTCTACGCTAACTGTCCCCAGAAGGGGGAGGATCTGATCGACTGAAGGAGTGATCTACGCGGATGCCATCACTGATAATGACGACATCTGTATTCTGCAATTTCCAGCACCAAACAAGTCAACGGACTTCGGTGCTGTGTATATCTTCCAATACcaataattgtaaaaaaaaacaaatagaatTTGATTGTAATTTAGGTAATGGaatgaataaatgaatttgaattgaatttgaaaatcactaaatattgtaagaaaattcatttttagttaatatcaatttattttttaactagTTTAGCCAGGCCCTGAGTAAATTGATGACCCTTAACCGGTTAGGGACCGATAAAACGTTTTTATCTAAAAGCTCGTTTTCAAAAATGCCAAATTTtggcaaattaattatttattcagcTAGAAATATATCAGAACTATGTCTCAATGGTCACTGAACATTTTAAGATCACTAAAAGACATCGCCAAGGATTCACAAGATcaagaaggacgaaaaactgaaaattaaaaaggtgaaatttttggccaaaaaaggaactttctaaaatttattttcacgttATTCCGGTTTTTCATCCTTACTGATCCTGTGTGTCCTTAGTGATGTCCTTTTATGATCTTAAAATGTTTAGTGACCATTAAAACATTGttctgaattatttatatctgaattaataaaaattaggcCTTTTCAAATACGAGCTAATGGGTTGAAAACGTTCCATCTGTCCTTAAGGGTTAACGGATTAAGGACCTAGTCTTCTTCAGATTTAACGTTCATCCTGTTTCTACATCTCAtcttatctcatttttttttgcaaattagtcaaataaacaatttagAAAAGCCTTAAAGTGTGCAAATTAGtgatcctattcaccccaaatttttatatttagtggcatgaaatcaaaaaagctcaaaaaatagaaaaaaattattgaaaatgtttttatttatctctttTCATGAATAAAAAGAGCGTTGAATTGCaagagaattatatttttagaattttcgtACATTTTAGAATAAGCAAAGTTTTATGGGCCAACCAATTTAGGGTAAAACAtagcattttttaaaatttaaaaaatctaatttttttttgaaaataaactaataTTCTCTAACTAACTTTGATGGTCTAATGTTCCTTTCGGTGGtgatttcaaattttaaaaacatattgTGGTCAAAATTTACGATCAAACACTTTCCCAGAGTGCTGATTCTATTCACCTCAGTGATCCTATAAACCCCATTTTACGataagtaaaagaaataaaattaattgcagtTGAAAAACTCTGtcctttcattaattttctttattttttttgtatgttaattttacataaaattatgtgattattttcttttaaattctctgTGAGGGCATTGTTGCAGCATTCCCTGGCGTTTGTCCTGACCCTGGTAGAGTTTGTGTCTGTGGTGTACTCTTTTGATTCGCAAGAGTGCTATCAGATTTTTCCACACCAATTTCATCCACATTCATTCGTGTTATGAATCTCaatcttttttgcaaatttggaCGCAAACGTCGAATAATTGCCTCAAGTTCGGTCTTCATCTTATCACCCACAAACATGTATTTAATGTGATAAAGAAGATCGCATATGGAATCCATGTGGTGTAGTGGAGATGATCCCTGACTTTTGTCAACTTTTTCAACCAATTCATAGAGAATTGCTGTTATTTCTGCAACTTGGCGTGGCCGTTCGTAGTCTAAGCGCTGCAAAAATGGCCCAACCAAGTGACAGAGGTAGATCAATTGTTGCTCTGTTGTAATAATTGGCTTAAGCTTGTCTTTTATATATTCCGGCATTGTGGATATTTGTCCAATGCCAAAATGATGGAAAACCGATTGGGCCATTGCTAGCATAAAAACATATGTTTTGTCCAACATTGCATATTgagctaagaaaaaaaaataaaagaaaaaagagaagattGCATTAATCTGTAATACAAAATATCTAGGTATATATAAATGATGCGTacttgttttaaaattaaacatatcAAATGGAGAATATCTCAATTTCCATTCAGTCATATGATGAGATTGGAGAACTTCGCGCAATCTATCGTAAATACTACTCCAATATGATTCCGGAAGATTCGACATAATTAATCCAAATGCATTTATCCAGCTGTGAATTTGCGAAGGTGGAATTACAGTATATCCACGACATATGACATTCATCAAGCTATTTGCCACTCTTTGTGGACTAACTGGAAGTGCCAGCAGTTCCACGCATGTTACATATAGGGCATGAGCCGCTGGATTGGGGAATTCATTGAATCTCCAATCTGTTGAGTAGAAAATATGCTTCCCATCTATTGCTgcaaaaggaaggaaaaaaaatgaattaaaatttgtaagtagaGAAATATGTagttaaggggggtctcttttgagagctggtgaaattaaatgtttttatttttttttggagtttttcttaaacttggttatCCGGTGTTGGCcatatttaaagatttattattgaagagcAGGTGTGACGCCATCGTGTGATTTTCCtaaaaacacaaaggtaggtttttctcaggatctactggatggattttgatgggtttaaaacgtttaaaagcaaatgaaagacaaaaaaccaatgcagattttgatgtaccaaaatttagaatttcccTTCTAggactgagaaaagtggaaaaatgtgatttttgttcacaagtttttgacatttttgcttttttctcagcgccagagtggaaattaaaaattctgctacatcaaaatttgcattggtatttcctctctcatttgctttttaccccatcaaaatccatccagtagatcttgagaaaaacctacctttgtgttttgagaaaaattacaagatggcgtcgcatctaagatggcgaaaagtggttttcttacacttcaataattaggctacaaatgtaaccaacatcggaaaaccgattttaagaaaaaccccaagaaaatgacaacattaaaaatgggTAAATTCTAACTGTTTttccaagagaccccccttaaactAAAAGGATTTCACTTACTATCAATTAAACGACGAATTAAGCTAATGTAATAGGTTAATTCGGGTTTCCATTGATTAGCATCAGATTCGGATTTCTGCAGATAGAGCTGAAAGTGTTCTGTGAGAGCCCAATTTGCCGGACGAACGTCCTTCAGTGAACCAATAACTGCACCCACTAGGGTTCTCTTTATCGATGCATTATCCTTAAGTTTACGTTCATAGTAATGTAACGTATTGTAGAGATAGGTAATGGGACGatctaaaagaaagaaaaaaaatatttaaatgtatttttcttgtACGTGAGTGGTGTAAAGCTTCTTGGGCATTTCAAAaagcttcttcttcattttaccGTGGAATTTGTAGAGACACCCCAAATGATCCAAAATAACTGGCGTTGGTGAATGAGTTGTATTGCCTGCTGGTGAAATTTCCAACAAACGATGAATGACAATATCTAAGACGGGGAGAAAGCGCAAGCATACATTGCCAAAATACACCGGAAGTGGTGGATGTGTCACAGATTCGTCTGGAGCAAATTTTTCTGGATATTTTTGATGGAATGACAAATGTTTCTCATGCCAATTATTCTGCTTCCAGTGCTCTGGGGAGTTTTCCTTCACAAACTCCTGCAGACGATTGCGAAAGTCCGTTGATTTGAGCAGCACAAGTTGCACAATAAAGAAGCTCACTTGAGCATCATTACCCTCTTGTGTGCGCAATGCGAGGCACAGTACGAGACGATCAATTGTTACAATATTGTACTTCCATATCATATCATTGATGGTGTCAACGCACTTATTAACATGCGCCCCAACATTGGAGTTTTGTACCTCAAATACAATGTAATCACTCAACTTCCGCAGATGCGCCGATAGGCCACGTGCACCAATTCTCTCGAGAATTTTATATGCCACCGGACTAATGCCATCAGTTTCGTAGATCATCTTGAAGAGG harbors:
- the LOC129791349 gene encoding transcription factor GAGA-like → MSISAEEKTEMNEDALFYLMKWHNFQKNVSIQFERLREEEDLVDITFACEGRQIRAHKLVLFACSPYFKQLLKSNPCKHPVFFMNDVKFEVLKAILEYMYLGEVHVSNDNLKEFMKVAESLKIRGLSKDNKDRLMSNSLASHIEQHMEFDSDLGEEQHLGQQTPRKHKMMEDVAVMEEQRTTKCAKTEKPGNEGMVPKVEMVELFHAEQPQPTYCNIQTLLIGTPTNPGDKTLTIAVPPTTANQMTHHPQNPPEVLPEHKIQMTTDGTWMEKAPQAVEPSSSGNVPADKCRVKGAKANCLSPHPCPVCSRLYSNVSNLRQHMRLIHNPTAVVCNMCQKTFNSQLYLKRHISSVHGYTANGQQGQAGGVISNEREDSKPPAPNQQQQQQQQQHTQAATTWNIYETMENPNPIITQ